From Phycodurus eques isolate BA_2022a chromosome 1, UOR_Pequ_1.1, whole genome shotgun sequence, one genomic window encodes:
- the fam50a gene encoding protein FAM50A → MAQYKGAASEAGRAMQLMKKREKEREQLEQLKQRIAEDNMVKSNIDKKFSAHYDAVEAELKSSTVGLVTLNDMKAKQEALVKEREKQLAKKEQSKELQLKLEKQKEKKRKEEQKRKIASLSFNPEDDGEDDNEEDEEEEEDEKEEEEEEEQDYVPVKKKKLGKNPDVDTSFLPDRDREEEENRLREELRQEWELKQEKIKSEEIEITFSYWDGSGHRKTVKMKKGNTIQNFLQRALEVLRKDFSELRSAGVEQLMYIKEDLIIPHHHSFYDFIVTKARGKSGPLFSFDVHDDIRLVNDATVEKDESHAGKVVLRSWYEKNKHIFPASRWEPYDPEKKWDKYTIR, encoded by the exons ATGGCTCAATACAAAGGAGCCGCCAGCGAAGCTGGGAGAGCCATGCAGCTGATGAAAAAACGAGAAAAGGAGAGAGAACAACTTGAACAACTGAAACAGAGAATCGCAGAG GACAATATGGTCAAGTCCAACATCGACAAGAAGTTCTCAGCTCACTATGACGCTGTGGAGGCAGAGTTAAAGTCCAGCACAGTTG GCCTGGTGACACTGAATGATATGAAAGCTAAGCAGGAGGCGCTTGTGAAGGAGCGTGAGAAGCAGCTGGCAAAGAAGGAGCAATCCAAGGAGCTCCAGCT CAAGCTCGAGAagcagaaggagaagaagaggaaagagGAACAGAAAAGGAAAATTGCAAGTTTATCATTTAATCCTGAGGATGACGGTGAAGACGACAATgaagaagatgaggaggaggaggaggatgaaaaggaagaggaagaagaagaagagcaggaTT ATGTCCcggtaaagaagaagaagcttggAAAAAATCCCGACGTGGACACAAGTTTCCTCCCTGATCGGGACCGAGAG GAGGAGGAGAATCGTCTCAGAGAAGAGCTTAGGCAAGAGTGGGAGCTCAAACAAGAGAAGATCAAGA GCGAGGAGATCGAGATTACGTTTAGCTACTGGGATGGATCCGGCCATCGTAAGACTGTCAAG ATGAAGAAGGGCAACACTATCCAGAACTTTCTGCAGAGGGCCCTGGAAGTCCTAAGGAAGGACTTCAGTGAGCTCAG GTCTGCTGGGGTTGAGCAGCTGATGTATATTAAAGAAGATCTTATAATCCCCCAT CACCACAGCTTCTACGACTTCATCGTGACTAAAGCCAGGGGCAAATCGG GTCCTCTCTTCAGCTTTGACGTCCACGATGATATCCGTCTGGTCAATGATGCCACTGTAGAAAAGGATGAG TCTCACGCAGGTAAAGTAGTGCTGAGGAGCTGGTACGAGAAGAACAAGCACATCTTCCCCGCCAGTCGCTGGGAGCCGTACGACCCTGAGAAGAAATGGGACAAGTACACG aTCCGGTGA